From Amycolatopsis sp. cg9, one genomic window encodes:
- a CDS encoding FAD-dependent oxidoreductase, producing MPEIAIAGGGLGGLTLARVLHTRGIAATVYELDATPVSRDQGGTLDLHEESGLRALAEAGLLDGFRAIAREEGEALRILDRDGVVRFEETAEASGGTRPEVDRGALKRLLAESLPAGVVRWGAKVTAVSPGKLTLGTGEVVEAGLVVGADGAWSKVRPLLSDAVPAYSGLSFVEARLSDVDERHPAVAELVGSGSMFALAAGKGLIAQRTGGGWIRVYAAVETGDPAAAADLAERDRLLDVFADFDAGLRALVAEADAGLIPRPIHALPVGHRWARVPGVTLLGDAAHVMSPFAGEGANLAMLDAAELALALADHDDVESALSAYEAAMFPRAESAARDSADNLEACFAPGAPAAMVEQMTRFAAGH from the coding sequence ATGCCCGAGATCGCCATCGCCGGCGGGGGCCTGGGTGGCCTCACCCTGGCCCGCGTCCTGCACACCCGCGGCATCGCCGCGACCGTGTACGAGCTGGACGCCACGCCCGTCAGCCGCGACCAAGGCGGCACCCTCGACCTGCACGAGGAGTCCGGGCTGCGCGCGCTGGCCGAAGCCGGCCTGCTCGACGGGTTCCGCGCGATCGCCAGGGAAGAAGGCGAAGCCCTGCGGATCCTCGACCGCGACGGCGTCGTCCGGTTCGAAGAGACCGCCGAAGCGAGCGGCGGCACCCGGCCCGAGGTCGACCGCGGTGCCCTGAAACGGCTCCTCGCCGAGTCCTTGCCGGCCGGCGTCGTCCGCTGGGGCGCCAAGGTGACCGCGGTGTCGCCGGGGAAGCTCACCCTCGGCACCGGCGAGGTCGTCGAGGCCGGCCTGGTCGTCGGCGCGGACGGTGCCTGGTCGAAGGTCCGGCCCCTGCTGTCGGACGCCGTGCCCGCCTACTCCGGGCTGTCCTTCGTGGAAGCCCGGCTGTCCGATGTGGACGAACGGCACCCGGCGGTGGCGGAGCTGGTCGGGTCCGGGTCGATGTTCGCGCTCGCCGCGGGGAAGGGGCTGATCGCCCAGCGCACCGGCGGCGGGTGGATCCGGGTGTACGCCGCCGTCGAGACCGGGGATCCCGCCGCGGCCGCGGACCTGGCCGAGCGGGATCGGCTGCTCGACGTCTTCGCGGACTTCGACGCCGGGCTCCGGGCGCTCGTCGCGGAAGCCGACGCCGGCCTCATCCCGCGGCCGATCCACGCGCTGCCGGTGGGGCACCGCTGGGCCCGCGTCCCGGGTGTGACACTCCTGGGCGATGCCGCACACGTGATGTCGCCCTTCGCCGGTGAGGGTGCGAACCTCGCCATGCTCGACGCCGCCGAACTGGCCCTGGCGCTGGCGGACCACGACGACGTCGAAAGCGCTCTCTCGGCCTACGAAGCCGCGATGTTCCCCCGCGCGGAATCGGCCGCCCGGGACTCGGCGGACAACCTCGAAGCCTGCTTCGCCCCCGGCGCGCCCGCCGCGATGGTCGAGCAGATGACCCGGTTCGCCGCAGGTCACTGA
- a CDS encoding TetR/AcrR family transcriptional regulator C-terminal domain-containing protein, translated as MAPDSTYNRRERPAKPALTREGIVAAAVAVLRAEGVERVTMRRLAKELDTGAASLYVYVKDTEELHAAVLDELLAEVELDGAGDWRERLWAVLESYRAVLFAHPSLARVALVTRLSGPNYFALVEAVLALLDEGGMAPGQAAWAVDVLLLSATAAAVEHGSRREKPGAAREHEVMVESVAAASPRTHPHIAALAADLVSGPGPVRARWAFDALLNGALATPRPDPEES; from the coding sequence ATGGCTCCGGACAGCACTTACAACCGGCGGGAGCGCCCGGCGAAACCGGCGTTGACGCGCGAAGGCATCGTGGCGGCGGCGGTCGCGGTGCTGCGCGCCGAGGGCGTCGAGCGCGTCACCATGCGGCGGCTCGCCAAGGAGCTCGACACCGGCGCCGCGTCGCTCTACGTCTACGTCAAGGACACCGAGGAGCTGCACGCCGCGGTGCTCGACGAACTGCTCGCCGAGGTCGAGCTCGACGGTGCCGGGGACTGGCGCGAACGGCTGTGGGCGGTGCTGGAGTCCTACCGGGCGGTGCTGTTCGCGCACCCCAGCCTGGCCCGGGTCGCGCTGGTGACGCGGCTGAGCGGGCCGAACTACTTCGCGCTCGTCGAGGCCGTGCTGGCGCTGCTCGACGAGGGCGGCATGGCCCCGGGGCAGGCCGCGTGGGCCGTCGACGTGCTCCTGCTGAGCGCCACCGCGGCCGCCGTCGAACACGGCAGCCGCCGGGAGAAGCCCGGCGCCGCCCGCGAGCACGAGGTCATGGTCGAGTCCGTCGCGGCGGCGTCGCCGCGGACCCACCCGCACATCGCCGCGCTGGCCGCCGACCTGGTGTCCGGCCCCGGCCCCGTCCGCGCCAGGTGGGCGTTCGACGCGCTGCTCAACGGCGCGCTCGCCACCCCGCGCCCCGACCCCGAGGAGTCCTGA
- a CDS encoding DoxX family protein, with protein sequence MHRLNPAREHVIGLYRIVIGFLFACHGLKTLFGLFGAKAPAAVGAWPGWWAALIQLVCGVLVCVGFGTRVAAVLGSGSMAYAYFTSHAPDGLFPIQNGGEAATLFCWSLLIVAFVGPGRFALGNLKTRQREAQPERAGVTA encoded by the coding sequence ATGCACCGCCTGAACCCGGCCCGCGAGCACGTCATCGGGCTGTACCGCATCGTCATCGGCTTCCTGTTCGCCTGTCACGGCCTCAAGACCCTGTTCGGCCTGTTCGGCGCGAAGGCCCCCGCGGCCGTCGGCGCCTGGCCGGGCTGGTGGGCCGCGCTGATCCAGCTCGTCTGCGGCGTGCTCGTCTGCGTCGGCTTCGGCACGCGGGTCGCCGCCGTGCTCGGCTCCGGCTCGATGGCCTACGCCTACTTCACCTCGCACGCCCCCGACGGCCTGTTCCCGATCCAGAACGGCGGCGAAGCGGCGACGCTGTTCTGCTGGTCGCTGCTCATCGTCGCGTTCGTCGGCCCCGGCCGCTTCGCGCTCGGCAACCTCAAGACCCGGCAGCGGGAAGCCCAGCCGGAACGGGCCGGCGTCACGGCCTGA
- a CDS encoding VOC family protein encodes MSIFRLNHAVLYVRDLAESVAFYRDVLGFGYIEGGDAHRGAAFLRAPGSTNDHDLGLFEIGAHAEDSGAGQTSVGLYHLAWEVDTLGDLERVAGRLREAGALVGSSDHGTTKSLYAKDPSGIEFEVVWIIPRELLTDDDRAKSAAIGRLDLAGELAKYGPDARSGVGISR; translated from the coding sequence ATGTCGATCTTTCGCCTGAACCACGCCGTGCTCTACGTCCGGGACCTGGCGGAAAGCGTCGCGTTCTACCGGGACGTGCTGGGCTTCGGCTACATCGAGGGCGGCGACGCCCACCGCGGCGCGGCCTTCCTGCGGGCGCCCGGCTCGACCAACGACCACGACCTCGGGCTCTTCGAAATCGGTGCCCACGCCGAGGATTCCGGCGCGGGCCAGACGTCGGTGGGCCTGTACCACCTCGCGTGGGAGGTCGACACCCTCGGCGACCTCGAGCGGGTCGCCGGCCGGCTCCGCGAGGCGGGCGCGCTGGTCGGGTCGTCGGACCACGGCACCACGAAGTCGTTGTACGCCAAGGACCCCAGCGGCATCGAGTTCGAGGTGGTCTGGATCATCCCGCGCGAGCTGCTGACCGACGACGACCGCGCGAAGAGCGCGGCCATCGGCCGGCTCGACCTCGCGGGCGAGCTGGCGAAGTACGGTCCGGACGCGCGCAGCGGCGTGGGGATCTCCCGCTGA
- a CDS encoding D-Ala-D-Ala carboxypeptidase family metallohydrolase, with the protein MTTFDRRTLLKTGIVLAGGIAATAAFPGVASAYSWPSSLRSGSTGAAVTELQIRVAGWAADGPKQTCVAVDGDFGPGTAAALTRFQAANHLPANGIADADDFAALNALESADGSTAHFEFGEFTSKDGAGFGGGKVGSATVQENVRRLMYKLEALRLKAGGRAITISSGFRSIAHNQSVGGASNSMHLYGVAADIYVSGLSTRQVYVLAEACGFSGLERYTLSDAHQHVDSRVEYAYGSQSWWWESGTIS; encoded by the coding sequence GTGACCACGTTCGACCGCCGCACCCTGCTCAAGACCGGGATCGTCCTCGCCGGCGGCATCGCCGCGACGGCGGCTTTCCCCGGCGTCGCCTCGGCCTACTCGTGGCCGTCGTCACTGCGGTCGGGCTCGACCGGGGCCGCGGTCACGGAACTGCAGATCCGCGTCGCCGGCTGGGCCGCCGACGGTCCGAAGCAGACCTGCGTCGCCGTCGACGGCGACTTCGGGCCCGGGACGGCGGCCGCGCTGACGCGCTTCCAGGCCGCGAACCACCTGCCCGCCAACGGGATCGCGGACGCCGACGACTTCGCCGCGCTCAACGCCCTCGAGTCGGCCGACGGCTCGACCGCCCACTTCGAATTCGGCGAGTTCACCTCGAAGGACGGTGCCGGCTTCGGTGGCGGAAAGGTCGGCTCGGCCACGGTGCAGGAGAACGTCCGGCGGCTGATGTACAAGCTGGAAGCCCTGCGGCTCAAGGCGGGCGGGCGCGCGATCACGATCTCGTCCGGCTTCCGCAGCATCGCGCACAACCAGTCCGTCGGCGGCGCGTCGAACAGCATGCACCTCTACGGCGTCGCGGCCGACATCTACGTCAGCGGGCTCAGCACCCGCCAGGTCTACGTGCTGGCCGAGGCCTGCGGCTTCTCCGGGCTGGAGCGCTACACGCTCTCGGACGCGCACCAGCACGTCGACAGCCGCGTCGAGTACGCCTACGGCTCGCAGAGCTGGTGGTGGGAGAGCGGCACGATCAGCTGA
- a CDS encoding NAD(P)-dependent oxidoreductase — MRITVFGAAGTVGRRVVAEAVTRGHEVTAIARNPRRAEGLPVPVRPGDAANPGDVAALSRGQDLVITATRPAPGREDELVEATRGLLNGLTGTGVRLLAVGGAATLITPAGTTVLDAPDFPAELRPIAAACRAQHDVYRADTAVDWTYASPPALLEPGERTGRYRLGGDELLVDADGRSAISAEDFAVALLDEAERPRHHRTRFTVAY, encoded by the coding sequence ATGCGCATCACCGTGTTCGGCGCCGCCGGCACCGTCGGCCGCCGGGTCGTCGCCGAAGCCGTCACCCGAGGACACGAAGTCACCGCGATCGCGCGAAACCCGCGGCGCGCCGAGGGATTGCCCGTCCCCGTGCGCCCCGGCGACGCCGCGAACCCCGGGGACGTGGCCGCGCTGAGCCGCGGCCAGGACCTCGTGATCACGGCGACCCGCCCGGCGCCCGGCCGGGAGGACGAGCTCGTCGAGGCCACCCGCGGCCTGCTGAACGGCTTGACCGGGACCGGCGTGCGCCTGCTGGCCGTCGGCGGCGCGGCCACCCTGATCACCCCGGCCGGCACGACGGTGCTCGACGCCCCGGACTTCCCCGCGGAGCTGCGCCCGATCGCCGCGGCGTGCCGGGCGCAGCACGACGTGTACCGCGCCGACACCGCCGTCGACTGGACCTACGCCAGCCCGCCCGCGCTCCTGGAGCCGGGCGAGCGGACCGGCCGCTACCGGCTGGGCGGCGACGAGCTGCTCGTGGACGCGGACGGCCGGTCGGCGATCTCGGCGGAGGACTTCGCGGTCGCACTACTGGACGAGGCGGAGCGGCCGCGCCACCACCGGACCCGCTTCACGGTCGCGTACTGA
- a CDS encoding alpha/beta fold hydrolase, whose product MTKRSETLGQERRVRLPAGEVRYFERGSGAPVVFVHGVLTNAELWRKVVPDIAAAGFRCLAPDLPLGSHDLPMRADADLSPAGNADVIADFLEALELRDVTLVANDTGGALTQIMLSRRPERVGRVVLTPSDCFEYFFPPIFKPLPRIARVPGSMAVLGQLLRIRALYRLPLLFGWVTKRPLPDAVAQAYLGKLRKSAGVRRDLRKLLEEVHPRHTLEAAEKLRTFDRPVLLAWAPEDKLFPIRLAHRLAALLPDAKLVEVPDSYTFIAEDQPAALARHIVEFAGVMAD is encoded by the coding sequence ATGACGAAGCGGAGTGAAACCCTGGGTCAGGAGCGCCGCGTCCGGCTGCCCGCCGGCGAGGTGCGGTACTTCGAACGGGGCTCGGGCGCCCCGGTGGTGTTCGTCCACGGGGTGCTGACGAACGCGGAACTCTGGCGGAAGGTGGTCCCCGACATCGCCGCGGCCGGGTTCCGGTGCCTCGCTCCGGACCTGCCGCTCGGCTCGCACGACCTGCCGATGCGCGCGGACGCCGACCTCTCCCCCGCCGGGAACGCCGACGTCATCGCCGACTTCCTCGAGGCGCTCGAGCTCCGCGACGTCACGCTCGTCGCGAACGACACCGGCGGCGCGCTGACGCAGATCATGCTCAGCCGCCGTCCGGAGCGGGTCGGGCGGGTGGTGCTCACGCCGTCCGACTGCTTCGAGTACTTCTTCCCGCCGATCTTCAAGCCGCTGCCGCGGATCGCGCGGGTGCCCGGGTCGATGGCCGTACTCGGGCAGCTGCTGCGGATCCGGGCCCTCTACCGGCTTCCGCTGCTGTTCGGGTGGGTGACCAAGCGGCCGCTGCCGGACGCCGTCGCGCAGGCCTACCTCGGGAAGCTGCGGAAGTCGGCCGGGGTGCGGCGGGACCTGCGCAAGCTGCTCGAGGAGGTCCACCCCCGGCACACGCTGGAAGCGGCCGAGAAGCTGCGCACCTTCGACCGCCCGGTCCTGCTGGCGTGGGCGCCCGAGGACAAGCTGTTCCCGATCCGGCTGGCCCACCGGCTCGCCGCGCTGCTGCCGGACGCGAAACTCGTCGAGGTGCCGGACTCCTACACCTTCATCGCCGAGGACCAGCCCGCCGCGCTGGCCCGCCACATCGTCGAGTTCGCGGGCGTCATGGCAGATTAG
- a CDS encoding TetR/AcrR family transcriptional regulator codes for MRRTQQDRSAGTKAALVGAARELFAARGYQAVPADEITRAAGVTRGALYHHYGDKQGLFRAVVEEIERELTEEVEVAFDGAADPLSGMLQALGVFLDACLREEVRRISLTDAPAVLGWEVWREIEAEYGLGLLVTVLEQARADGLIVDQPVRALAQLVLSAVMEAARMIAAADDPALTREEVQRVLGGWLGSLLRT; via the coding sequence GTGCGACGTACCCAGCAGGACCGTTCCGCCGGCACGAAGGCCGCCTTGGTCGGCGCCGCGCGCGAACTGTTCGCCGCGCGCGGCTACCAGGCCGTGCCGGCGGACGAGATCACCCGCGCGGCCGGGGTCACCCGGGGCGCGCTGTACCACCACTACGGCGACAAGCAGGGCTTGTTCCGCGCCGTCGTCGAGGAAATCGAACGCGAGCTGACCGAAGAGGTCGAAGTGGCGTTCGACGGCGCCGCGGACCCGCTGAGCGGGATGCTGCAGGCACTCGGCGTCTTCCTCGACGCCTGCCTGCGCGAGGAGGTCCGCCGCATCTCGCTCACCGACGCCCCGGCGGTGCTGGGGTGGGAGGTCTGGCGCGAGATCGAGGCGGAGTACGGCCTCGGCCTGCTCGTCACCGTGCTGGAGCAGGCCAGGGCGGACGGGCTGATCGTCGACCAGCCCGTCCGCGCCCTGGCCCAGCTCGTGCTCAGCGCCGTGATGGAAGCGGCGCGGATGATCGCCGCGGCGGACGACCCGGCGCTGACCCGCGAAGAGGTCCAGCGGGTGCTGGGCGGCTGGCTCGGGAGCCTGCTGCGGACCTAG
- a CDS encoding dihydrofolate reductase family protein, whose protein sequence is MSVIVTEFVTLDGVVEDPDGSGGTATGGWAFRHGPEAVAGDKFRLGSLLETGTLLLGRTTWELFSKLWPGRTDPFSARLNAARKLVVSRTLTDVSAWQNSSLLRGDLDGTAERHEGDLIVIGSIGIARELGRRALVDEYRLLVFPSLVGTGRRLFDGAAPADLRLVSSTAVGPAVLSTYRTR, encoded by the coding sequence ATGAGCGTGATCGTGACCGAGTTCGTCACCCTGGACGGGGTCGTGGAGGACCCGGACGGCTCCGGCGGCACGGCCACCGGCGGCTGGGCGTTCCGGCACGGGCCCGAGGCGGTGGCCGGGGACAAGTTCCGGCTCGGCTCGCTGCTCGAAACCGGCACGCTGCTGCTCGGCCGCACCACCTGGGAGTTGTTCTCGAAGCTCTGGCCCGGCCGCACGGACCCGTTCTCCGCCCGGCTCAACGCGGCCCGGAAGCTGGTCGTCTCGCGGACGCTGACCGACGTGTCGGCGTGGCAGAACTCCTCGCTGCTGCGGGGAGATCTCGACGGGACGGCCGAGCGCCACGAGGGGGACCTGATCGTCATCGGCTCGATCGGGATCGCGCGGGAGCTCGGCCGGCGTGCGCTGGTCGACGAGTACCGGCTGCTCGTGTTCCCGAGCCTGGTGGGCACGGGCCGGCGGCTCTTCGACGGTGCGGCGCCCGCGGACCTGCGGCTGGTCTCCAGCACGGCGGTCGGTCCCGCGGTGCTGAGCACCTACCGGACGCGCTAG
- a CDS encoding S1 family peptidase — protein MRRRIAIALGGAAVLTASLASASLSPAVASPGLIAAMQRDFGLTAAQAETRLGQETSAARIMPAAQQAAGAAFGGAWFDPALGKLVVGVTDPAAADAVRKAGAEPTTARVSAAKLDAAKAAIDASAKADPAPAAVSGWRVDPRAGSVVVTVRPGARGADVDAFLARAAKAGPVTVASAPAAQPFSAGTVGGDPYYINGNTRCSIGFSVQGGFVSAGHCGGAGSSVVGWDGSAMGSFAGSSFPGNDYSFIRIGNGWWTAPVVLGWGTVSDALVRGSWVAPVGTSVCRSGSTTHWHCGTVLGLNETVNYSQGAVYQMTRTNVCAEPGDSGGSFITGDQAQGVTSGGWGNCSSGGETWFQPVNEILQTYGLSLVTA, from the coding sequence ATGCGTCGAAGAATCGCCATCGCCCTCGGCGGCGCCGCCGTCCTGACCGCTTCCCTCGCCTCCGCTTCGCTGAGCCCGGCCGTCGCGTCGCCCGGGCTGATCGCCGCCATGCAGCGGGACTTCGGCCTGACCGCCGCCCAGGCCGAAACCCGGCTCGGCCAGGAAACGTCCGCCGCGCGGATCATGCCCGCCGCGCAGCAGGCCGCCGGTGCCGCGTTCGGCGGCGCGTGGTTCGACCCCGCGCTCGGCAAGCTCGTCGTCGGCGTGACCGACCCGGCCGCCGCCGACGCCGTCCGGAAAGCCGGCGCCGAACCCACCACCGCCCGGGTCAGCGCGGCGAAGCTCGACGCCGCCAAGGCCGCGATCGACGCGTCCGCCAAGGCCGACCCCGCCCCGGCTGCCGTCAGCGGCTGGCGCGTCGACCCGCGGGCCGGCAGCGTCGTGGTCACCGTGCGGCCGGGCGCGCGCGGCGCCGACGTCGACGCCTTCCTGGCCCGCGCCGCGAAGGCGGGCCCGGTGACCGTGGCGAGCGCGCCGGCCGCCCAGCCGTTCTCGGCGGGCACCGTCGGCGGCGACCCCTACTACATCAACGGCAACACCCGCTGCTCCATCGGGTTCTCGGTGCAGGGCGGCTTCGTCAGCGCCGGCCACTGCGGCGGCGCGGGCAGCTCGGTCGTCGGCTGGGACGGCTCGGCGATGGGCAGCTTCGCCGGCTCTTCCTTCCCCGGCAACGACTATTCGTTCATCCGCATCGGCAACGGCTGGTGGACCGCGCCGGTCGTGCTCGGCTGGGGCACCGTCAGCGACGCGCTCGTCCGCGGCTCCTGGGTCGCGCCGGTCGGCACGTCGGTGTGCCGCTCGGGCTCGACCACGCACTGGCACTGCGGCACGGTGCTCGGCCTCAACGAGACCGTCAACTACTCCCAGGGCGCGGTCTACCAGATGACCCGGACCAACGTCTGCGCCGAGCCCGGCGACTCCGGCGGCTCGTTCATCACCGGTGACCAGGCCCAGGGCGTCACCTCGGGCGGCTGGGGCAACTGCAGCTCGGGCGGCGAGACGTGGTTCCAGCCGGTGAACGAGATCCTGCAGACCTACGGCCTGTCGCTCGTCACGGCGTAG
- a CDS encoding mandelate racemase/muconate lactonizing enzyme family protein, whose translation MTVVTHAEAFLVDVAVEQVRTDAVQAFASQETVFVELTTADGGRGLGYSYTIGTGGSSVVALLRDHLLPRLAGRDSRLVEAIWRDLFAATRATTVGAITSLALAAVDTALWDLKCRRAGEPLWRVAGGYSPRVPLYDTEGGWLHLSTEELAAGAKAAEAAGWGGVKVKIGKPGGREDLDRLTAVREAVGPRFDLMVDANQSMTAAEAVRRAAAFAPLDLFWLEEPLPADDVAGHARLAASTPVPIAVGESLYSLGQFRDYLHRGAASIVQPDVARIGGITPWLKVAHLAEACHVEVCPHFLMELHVSLTAAVPNGRYVEHIPQLRAITRTEMTVENGHAVAPETPGLGIDWDRDAMDDRRTV comes from the coding sequence TTGACTGTCGTCACGCACGCCGAGGCCTTCCTCGTCGACGTCGCGGTCGAGCAGGTCCGGACCGACGCCGTGCAGGCGTTCGCGTCCCAGGAGACCGTGTTCGTCGAGCTGACCACGGCCGACGGCGGCCGCGGGCTCGGCTACTCCTACACGATCGGCACCGGCGGCAGCTCGGTCGTCGCGCTGCTGCGCGACCACCTGCTCCCCCGGCTCGCCGGCCGGGACTCGCGGCTGGTCGAAGCGATCTGGCGGGACCTGTTCGCCGCCACCCGCGCGACGACCGTCGGCGCGATCACCTCGCTCGCGCTGGCCGCCGTCGACACCGCGTTGTGGGACCTCAAGTGCCGGCGCGCCGGCGAACCGCTGTGGCGCGTCGCCGGCGGGTACTCCCCGCGCGTTCCGTTGTACGACACCGAAGGCGGGTGGCTGCACCTGAGCACCGAGGAACTGGCCGCGGGCGCGAAGGCCGCCGAAGCCGCGGGCTGGGGCGGGGTGAAGGTCAAGATCGGGAAACCGGGCGGGCGCGAGGACCTCGACCGCCTCACCGCCGTGCGCGAAGCCGTCGGCCCGCGGTTCGACCTGATGGTGGACGCGAACCAGTCGATGACGGCCGCCGAAGCCGTCCGCCGGGCGGCGGCGTTCGCCCCTTTGGACCTCTTCTGGCTGGAAGAGCCGCTGCCCGCCGACGACGTCGCCGGGCACGCCCGGCTCGCCGCGTCGACCCCCGTGCCGATCGCCGTCGGGGAGTCGCTGTACTCGCTCGGGCAGTTCCGCGACTACCTGCACCGCGGCGCGGCGTCGATCGTGCAGCCGGACGTCGCCCGGATCGGCGGGATCACGCCGTGGCTCAAGGTCGCCCACCTCGCCGAGGCGTGCCACGTCGAGGTCTGCCCGCACTTCCTGATGGAACTGCACGTCAGCCTGACCGCGGCCGTCCCGAACGGCCGCTACGTCGAGCACATCCCGCAGCTGCGCGCGATCACCCGCACCGAAATGACCGTCGAGAACGGGCACGCGGTCGCACCGGAAACGCCCGGGCTCGGAATCGACTGGGACCGCGACGCGATGGACGACCGCCGCACCGTGTGA
- a CDS encoding sulfatase: MLGRTAPAPLPDFGLPRLGRRHAVAGGVLTTLAALLVLFALLAPDDLTAFSAEALVRVPVEGVVVAAFVLVLPPRARSAVAVLFGLVLGLLTLMKALDTGFYATLEKPFDPVYDWSFFHAGVEFLAGQIGDAATVGALIGAGVLAVVVVVLTVLAALRLSRVAAGRRTAATRVVAVLGVVWIVSSVFGVEIAPGQPVAAQSAAALAYGDLRQVGADLREQRPFGEVAAADAFRGTPGDQLLNGLRGKNVVLTFVESYGRIALDDPAFGPKIGATLDTGTAELRAAGIGAKSAFLSSSTFGGGSWLAHSTVQSGMWIDNQQRYNDLLASDRLTLGGAFQRAGWRTVWDVPAHTKDWPEGQKFYHPDAYYDARGIGYHGPGFAYATMPDQFTLSMLQRKELARGGPVMAEVDLVSSHAPWSPRPWLVDWNQVGDGSVFAPMPAAGEAPESVWKDPAKIRDAYRDATDYSLKTLISFVQHYGGDDTVLVFLGDHQPPVVTPQGAVHDVPITIVAKDPKVLDRIAGWGWTDGLRPAAQAPVWKMDSFRDRFLTAFAR, encoded by the coding sequence ATGCTCGGACGAACCGCCCCCGCACCCCTGCCCGACTTCGGCTTGCCCCGGCTCGGCCGCCGGCACGCCGTCGCGGGCGGGGTGCTCACGACGCTGGCCGCGCTGCTCGTGCTGTTCGCGCTCCTCGCGCCGGACGACCTCACCGCGTTCTCGGCCGAGGCGCTCGTGCGGGTGCCGGTGGAAGGCGTCGTCGTCGCCGCGTTCGTGCTGGTGCTGCCGCCGCGGGCGCGGAGTGCCGTCGCCGTCCTCTTCGGTCTGGTGCTGGGGCTCCTGACCCTGATGAAGGCGCTCGACACCGGGTTCTACGCCACTCTCGAGAAGCCGTTCGACCCCGTCTACGACTGGAGCTTCTTCCACGCCGGGGTCGAGTTCCTCGCCGGCCAGATCGGGGACGCGGCCACCGTCGGCGCGCTCATCGGCGCCGGCGTGCTCGCGGTGGTCGTCGTGGTGCTCACGGTACTGGCCGCGTTGCGGCTGTCGCGGGTCGCCGCCGGGCGCCGGACCGCGGCGACCCGGGTCGTGGCGGTGCTCGGGGTCGTCTGGATCGTGAGCTCGGTGTTCGGCGTCGAGATCGCGCCGGGGCAGCCGGTGGCCGCGCAGAGCGCCGCCGCGCTGGCCTACGGCGACCTGCGGCAGGTGGGCGCCGACCTGCGCGAACAGCGCCCGTTCGGCGAGGTGGCCGCGGCGGACGCGTTCCGCGGCACGCCCGGTGACCAGTTGCTGAACGGGCTGCGCGGCAAGAACGTCGTGCTCACCTTCGTCGAGAGCTACGGCCGGATCGCGCTCGACGACCCGGCGTTCGGCCCGAAGATCGGCGCGACGCTCGACACGGGCACCGCCGAGCTGCGCGCGGCCGGAATCGGCGCGAAGAGCGCGTTCCTATCGTCTTCGACGTTCGGCGGGGGCAGCTGGCTGGCCCACTCGACGGTGCAGTCGGGCATGTGGATCGACAACCAGCAGCGCTACAACGACCTCCTCGCCAGCGACCGGCTCACCCTCGGCGGCGCGTTCCAGCGCGCGGGCTGGCGGACCGTCTGGGACGTGCCCGCGCACACCAAGGACTGGCCGGAGGGGCAGAAGTTCTACCACCCGGACGCCTACTACGACGCCCGCGGCATCGGCTACCACGGCCCGGGCTTCGCCTACGCGACCATGCCCGACCAGTTCACGCTCTCGATGCTGCAGCGCAAGGAACTCGCCAGGGGCGGCCCGGTGATGGCCGAGGTCGACCTCGTGTCCAGCCACGCCCCGTGGTCACCCCGCCCGTGGCTCGTCGACTGGAACCAGGTCGGCGACGGCTCGGTGTTCGCCCCGATGCCCGCGGCGGGCGAGGCCCCGGAGTCGGTCTGGAAGGACCCCGCGAAGATCCGCGACGCGTACCGGGACGCCACCGACTACTCGCTGAAGACGCTCATCTCGTTCGTGCAGCACTACGGCGGCGACGACACGGTGCTGGTGTTCCTCGGCGACCACCAGCCGCCGGTGGTGACCCCGCAGGGCGCGGTGCACGACGTGCCGATCACGATCGTGGCGAAGGACCCGAAGGTGCTGGACCGGATCGCCGGCTGGGGCTGGACGGACGGCCTGCGCCCGGCCGCGCAGGCCCCGGTGTGGAAGATGGATTCGTTCCGCGACCGCTTCCTGACGGCGTTCGCGCGCTGA
- a CDS encoding PPOX class F420-dependent oxidoreductase, which produces MSDLPLSEAAREVLDGPHTAVLATANADGRPQSSVIFVKRDGDSVVFSTVHGRLKTRNMRRDPRVSLLVASAPGRYVEIRGRAEVAEDPEKVLLHEMYARHMGGATPPPEPGARRVAVRIIPEKVYVWPPAGGA; this is translated from the coding sequence ATGAGTGATCTCCCCCTGAGCGAGGCCGCCCGCGAAGTCCTCGACGGACCGCACACGGCGGTGCTCGCGACCGCGAACGCCGACGGCCGGCCGCAGTCGTCGGTGATCTTCGTCAAGCGCGACGGCGACTCCGTCGTCTTCAGCACGGTCCACGGGCGGCTGAAGACCCGCAACATGCGGCGCGACCCGCGGGTCAGCCTGCTGGTCGCGAGCGCGCCCGGCCGGTACGTCGAAATCCGGGGGCGCGCCGAAGTCGCCGAGGACCCGGAAAAGGTACTGCTGCACGAAATGTACGCGCGTCACATGGGCGGGGCGACGCCGCCGCCCGAACCCGGCGCGCGGCGGGTCGCCGTCCGGATCATCCCGGAAAAGGTGTACGTGTGGCCGCCCGCGGGCGGCGCGTGA